A genomic window from Pseudomonadota bacterium includes:
- a CDS encoding Lrp/AsnC family transcriptional regulator encodes MARVKLDRIDRQILSDLQRDGRMTNVELAHRAGISPPPCLRRVRALEKAGYIRGYHADIDPEALGFGVTVFAQVGLNSQAETDLEAFEARAAKWPEVSECHMLAGETDFLLKIYAESWDGYQRFLTTQLTPAPNVSHVKSALAIRSSKCTPGVPIIVVGQEEQAPAAPPAKKRSA; translated from the coding sequence GTGGCGCGAGTCAAGCTTGACCGCATCGACCGCCAGATACTGAGCGACCTGCAACGCGACGGCCGTATGACGAACGTGGAGCTGGCGCACCGCGCCGGCATCTCGCCGCCGCCTTGCTTGCGCCGGGTGCGGGCGCTGGAGAAGGCGGGGTACATCCGCGGCTACCACGCCGACATTGATCCGGAGGCGCTCGGCTTCGGTGTCACCGTCTTCGCCCAGGTCGGCCTTAACAGCCAGGCGGAGACGGACCTTGAAGCGTTCGAGGCGCGTGCCGCGAAATGGCCGGAGGTAAGCGAGTGCCACATGCTGGCCGGCGAGACGGATTTTCTGCTGAAGATCTACGCCGAAAGCTGGGACGGCTACCAGCGCTTCCTGACGACGCAACTGACCCCGGCGCCGAACGTGAGTCACGTGAAATCGGCGCTGGCCATTCGCAGCTCGAAATGTACGCCGGGTGTTCCGATCATTGTCGTTGGCCAGGAAGAGCAAGCCCCCGCCGCGCCCCCCGCCAAGAAGCGCAGCGCGTGA
- a CDS encoding mitochondrial fission ELM1 family protein yields MTKPSCWILTEGMAGTENQCLGLAEALGLEPEVKRVRPRRPWRWLPAGLWPFTLAASAEGGGRLEAPWPDLLITGGRKSVPFALAIRARSKGRTFTVHLLNPYVSPERFDLVAVPRHDGLAGNNVVVTEGAPNRVTQARLEQALEAHGGRLAELPRPRIAVLLGGASKRFAFTEGAATELATLLRAAALETGGSLLVTPSRRTGAAALERLRAGLGEVPGEVWGGTGENPYFAYLAAADAIVVTNDSISMASEAATTGKPVYVFALPGRSRKFAAFHQNLRRLGVTRPFNGTVERWTYAPLRDTARVAEAVRARWK; encoded by the coding sequence ATGACGAAACCAAGCTGTTGGATACTCACGGAAGGCATGGCGGGCACCGAGAACCAGTGCCTCGGCCTGGCCGAAGCCCTTGGGCTTGAACCGGAAGTGAAGCGGGTCCGCCCGCGGCGGCCGTGGCGCTGGTTGCCGGCGGGCCTTTGGCCCTTCACGCTGGCCGCCTCGGCCGAGGGCGGGGGTCGGCTCGAAGCGCCATGGCCGGACCTGCTCATCACCGGCGGGCGGAAAAGCGTTCCCTTCGCCCTTGCCATCCGGGCGCGAAGCAAGGGCCGGACCTTCACGGTCCACCTGCTCAACCCCTATGTGAGCCCCGAACGCTTCGATCTCGTCGCCGTGCCGCGCCACGACGGGCTTGCCGGCAACAACGTCGTCGTGACGGAAGGCGCGCCGAACCGCGTCACGCAGGCTCGGCTCGAACAAGCCCTGGAGGCCCATGGGGGCCGCCTTGCGGAATTGCCGCGGCCGCGCATCGCCGTCCTGCTTGGCGGCGCCAGCAAGCGTTTCGCCTTCACGGAAGGTGCCGCGACGGAACTGGCGACGCTGCTGCGCGCAGCCGCCCTCGAAACGGGCGGCAGCCTGCTGGTCACGCCCTCCCGGCGAACGGGGGCCGCCGCCCTCGAACGGTTGCGGGCGGGCCTCGGCGAAGTGCCCGGCGAGGTGTGGGGGGGGACGGGCGAAAATCCATACTTCGCTTACCTCGCGGCGGCGGACGCGATCGTGGTGACGAACGATTCCATCTCGATGGCTTCGGAAGCGGCGACGACGGGCAAGCCGGTTTACGTCTTCGCCCTGCCGGGCAGGTCGCGAAAGTTCGCCGCCTTCCATCAAAACCTCCGCCGGCTCGGCGTCACCCGGCCCTTCAACGGCACGGTCGAGCGCTGGACAT